Proteins found in one Plasmodium sp. gorilla clade G2 genome assembly, chromosome: 14 genomic segment:
- a CDS encoding YTH domain-containing protein, putative translates to MITNKKRRKRNIYDLYTEMQKENYEDEEKKISYIDDGVINLEKQVKMRLEEQTNLLSIKGIDRVDIKQKKGKHSIICIHYIKNMCMKNLFCNYLHQLIYSRIPTCKNYLKYNYCADKVRGCCMFRHTLENSNNNNNLYYNENKDEYLDEALKFLHEKNICVNYLLGFCSLGYNCRKIHKTKSRRYINIISTLPKFFLDSILVNKHLYTHLYNNPKKLSNDMNKLKDALIILSGEKYIDKNLNTNKNENIDLLNKDVIQNNNIFNSNNIDNENLNNDSKNQKGVSFFPGYNNIDIKNNKYNNDFIDDKNINNKSSHLNNEKGSFQNNIPSHSYDNNNNIIQDNNINIPNVYDLNNNLIAADKMKIFIIKCNQISHLYLSILYGVWATGKNNTRKFVNLFKDNYTIIFLFSVNESGGFQGYAKMVTMPIKNLYENLWGPITSRLGGNFRVQWIKTAKIDFDNFKHIVNPYNDNLPLKKSRDGTELPINVASILCNKMNDMPNEDFLAGTIYEFKRRINHSSFFSNLYKQNMLNTNTMWDILIFNLNQKSDCTNITLIDGTEKNIT, encoded by the coding sequence atgatAACGAATAAAaagagaagaaaaagaaacattTATGATTTGTATACAGAGATGCAAAAAGAGAATTATGAAgatgaagagaaaaaaatatcttaTATAGATGATGGTGTAATAAATTTAGAAAAGCAAGTGAAGATGAGATTAGAGGAACAAACGAATTTATTATCAATTAAAGGTATTGATAGAGTTGACATAAAACAGAAAAAAGGGAAACATTCTATTATCtgtattcattatataaaaaatatgtgtatgaaaaatttattttgtaattatttacatcaattaatatattcaagAATACCTACatgtaaaaattatttaaaatataattattgtgCTGATAAAGTTCGAGGTTGTTGTATGTTCAGACATACCTTAGAGaattctaataataataataatttatattataatgaaaataaagatgaatATTTAGATGAGGCTTTAAAGTTTTtacatgaaaaaaatatttgtgtTAATTATCTTCTAGGATTTTGTAGTTTGGGTTATAATTGTCGAAAAATTCATAAAACAAAAAGTagaagatatataaatattataagtaCATTaccaaaattttttttagattCTATATTAGTtaataaacatttatatacacatttatataataatcctAAGAAACTTTCtaatgatatgaataaattaaaagatgctttaataatattaagtggtgaaaaatatatagacaagaatttaaatacaaataaaaacgAAAATATTGATCTTTTAAATAAGGAtgtaatacaaaataataatatatttaatagtaataatatagataatgaaaatctaaataatgatagtaaAAATCAGAAAGGAGTATCTTTTTTTCCtggttataataatattgatataaaaaataataaatataataatgattttatagatgataaaaatataaataataaatcttCACATTTGAATAATGAAAAAGGAtcttttcaaaataatattcctTCACAtagttatgataataataataatataatacaagataataatataaatatacctaatgtatatgatttaaataataatttaatagcagcagataaaatgaaaattttcattataaaatgtaatCAAATatcacatttatatttatctatattatatggTGTTTGGGCTActggaaaaaataatactaggaaatttgtaaatttatttaaagataattatacaattatctttttattttcagtTAATGAAAGTGGAGGATTTCAAGGATATGCAAAAATGGTTACAATGCctataaaaaatttgtatGAAAATTTATGGGGTCCTATAACTAGTCGTTTAGGTGGTAATTTTCGTGTTCAATGGATCAAAACAGCAAAAATAGattttgataattttaaACATATTGTTAATccatataatgataatttaccattaaaaaaaagtagaGATGGTACTGAATTACCAATAAATGTAGCAAGCATCTtatgtaataaaatgaatgataTGCCAAATGAAGATTTCTTAGCAGGTActatatatgaatttaaaagaagaataaaTCATTCATCCTTTTTtagtaatttatataaacaaaatatgttaaataCAAATACTATGTGggatattcttatatttaatCTTAATCAGAAATCCGACTGCACTAATATTACTTTAATAGATGGAACTGAGAAAAacataacataa
- a CDS encoding splicing factor 3B subunit 4, putative, translating into MFNQYKNPEISHIYERNNEATLYIANLDAQVDEEILCELFMQCGNVKNVHIPRDKINGYHAGYGFVEYEYEYECEYAANILNMTKLFGKALRCNKATQDKRSFDVGANLFIGNLDEEVDEKMLFDIFSSFGQIMTVKVMRNEDDTSKGHGFISYDNFESSDLAIENMNNQFICNKKVHISYAFKKDSKGERHGTAAERFIAANKALNLYPLNENNNNINPSPFTSSNDIPLNNNTTLNQQNNSYLNNAIVTNNIIPKLSNDTIPPIINNFYPPNPHQPTSSNFLQTQVGHPTNIPINARGSNAFMLPPKSNNRIGNAIPPNLPPNLPPNIPPNLPPNLPPNMPPNLPPNFPPNLPPNFPPNFPPNLPPILPPNLPPNFPPNLPPNFPPTFPPNFPPNLPPNFPPNFPPNLPPNFPPNFPPALPPNIPPGFPPNIPPTLPPNIPPFSEMNLNTKGEDKGNTSD; encoded by the exons atgttCAACCAATATAAAAACCCGGAAATAAGTCATATTTATGAGAGAAACAATGAAGCGACACTTTATATAG CAAATTTGGATGCACAAGTTGACGAAGAAATATTATGTGAACTTTTTATGCAATGTggaaatgtaaaaaatgtcCATATTCCGAGAGATAAGATAAATGGATATCATGCag GCTACGGATTTGTAGAATATGAATACGAATACGAGTGCGAATATGCAgcgaatattttaaatatgacAAAGTTATTTGGAAAAGCATTAAGATGTAACAAAGCAACTCAAGATAAGAGATCTTTCGATGTGGGAgcaaatttatttataggaAATTTAGATGAAGAAGTAGATGAGAAAATGttatttgatattttttcatcatttggTCAAATAATGACAGTAAAAGTTATGAGGAATGAAGATGATACATCTAAAGGTCATGGATTTATTTCGTATGATAATTTTGAATCAAGTGATTTAGCCatagaaaatatgaataatcaatttatatgtaataaaaaggTACATATATCATATGCTTTTAAAAAAGATAGTAAAGGAGAAAGACATGGAACAGCAGCTGAACGATTTATAGCAGCTAATAAAgctttaaatttatatccattaaatgaaaataataataatattaatccaTCTCCATTTACATCATCAAATGATATtccattaaataataatacaacatTAAATCAACagaataattcatatttaaataatgcaATAGtcacaaataatattatacctAAATTATCAAATGATACAATACCTccaattattaataatttctaTCCACCTAATCCTCATCAACCAACTTCATCAAATTTTTTACAGACACAAGTAGGACATCCTACAAATATACCTATAAATGCTAGAGGAAGTAATGCTTTTATGTTACCAccaaaaagtaataatagaATTGGGAATGCTATACCACCTAATCTACCACCTAATCTACCACCTAACATACCACCTAATCTACCACCTAATCTACCACCTAATATGCCACCTAATCTACCACCTAATTTTCCACCTAATCTACCACCTAATTTTCCACCTAATTTTCCACCTAATCTACCACCTATTCTACCACCTAATCTACCACCTAATTTTCCACCTAATTTACCACCAAACTTTCCACCTACTTTTCCACCCAACTTTCCACCTAATTTACCACCCAACTTTCCCCCCAACTTTCCTCCTAATTTACCTCCCAATTTTCCTCCCAATTTTCCACCTGCATTGCCACCTAATATACCTCCAGGTTTTCCCCCCAATATACCTCCCACCCTACCGCCTAATATTCCACCATTTTCAGAAATGAACTTAAATACAAAAGGCGAAGACAAAGGAAACACAAGCGATTAA
- a CDS encoding glutathione reductase, which yields MVYDLIVIGGGSGGMAAARRAARHNAKVALIEKARLGGTCVNVGCVPKKIMFNAASVHDILENSRHYGFDTNFSFNLPLLVERRDKYIQRLNNIYRQNLNNDKVDLYEGTASFLSENRILIKGTKDNNRGNGPLNEEILEGRNILIAVGNKPVFPPVKGIEYTISSDEFFNIKESKKIGIVGSGYIAVELINVIKRLGIDSYIFARGNRILRKFDESVINVLENDMKKNNINIVTFADIVEIKKVSDKNLSIHLSDGRVYEHFDHVIYCVGRSPDTKNLNLENLNVETNNNYIVVDENQRTNINNIYAVGDCCMVKKSKEIEDLNLLKLYNEEAYLNKKENITGDMFYNVQLTPVAINAGRLLADRLFLKKTRKTNYKLIPTVIFSHPPIGTIGLSEEAAIQIYGKENVKIYESKFTNLFFSVYDIEPELKEKTYLKLVCVGKDELIKGLHIIGLNADEIVQGFAVALKMNATKKDFDETIPIHPTAAEEFLTLQPWMK from the exons ATGGTTTACGACTTGATTGTAATAGGTGGTGGAAGTGGAGGAATGGCTGCAGCAAGGAGGGCAGCAAG GCATAATGCAAAGGTTGCTCTTATTGAAAAAGCCCGTTTAGGTGGAACGTGTGTCAATGTTGGATGTGTTCCTAAAAAA ATTATGTTCAATGCTGCGTCGGTTCATGACATTTTGGAGAATTCTAGGCATTACGGATTTGACACGAATTTTTCCTTCAACTTACCTCTGTTAGTAGAGAGACGAGATAAGTACATTCAAAGgttgaataatatttatagacaaaatttaaataacgACAAGGTAGATTTGTATGAAGGAACAGCTAGCTTTTTAAGCGAAAATAGGATATTAATAAAAGGCacaaaagataataatagaGGAAATGGACCCTTGAATGAAGAAATTCTTGAAGGAAGAAATATTCTTATAGCTGTTGGAAATAAACCAGTATTTCCTCCAGTTAAAGGTATAGAATATACAATATCAAGCgatgaattttttaatattaaagaatCTAAAAAAATTGGTATTGTTGGAAGTGGATATATAGCAGTTGAATtaataaatgttataaaacGATTAGGTATtgattcttatatatttgcTAGAGGAAATAGAATCTTAAGGAAATTTGATGAATCTGTTATTAATGTATTAGAAAatgatatgaaaaaaaataatattaatattgttaCATTTGCAGATattgttgaaataaaaaaagttagtgataaaaatttatcaATACATTTATCTGATGGAAGAGTATATGAACATTTTGATCATGTCATTTATTGTGTTGGTAGATCACCAGATACCAAGAATTTAAATTTAGAAAACTTAAATGtagaaacaaataataattatatagtaGTAGATGAAAATCAAAGAactaatataaacaatatttatGCTGTTGGTGATTGTTGTATGgtaaaaaaatcaaaagaaATCGaagatttaaatttattgaaattatataatgaagaagcatatctaaataaaaaagaaaatattacaGGAGATATGTTTTATAATGTTCAATTAACACCAGTAGCTATCAATGCAGGAAGATTATTAGCTGAtagattatttttaaaaaaaacaagaaaaacaaattataaaCTTATACCAACTGTTATATTTTCTCATCCACCCATAGGTACTATTGGTCTTTCTGAAGAAGCAGCAATTCAAATCTATGGAAAGGAaaatgttaaaatatatgaatcgAAATTTACgaatttattcttttctgTTTATGATATAGAACCAGAactaaaagaaaaaacatatCTTAAATTAGTATGTGTTGGAAAAGATGAATTAATTAAAGGTTTACATATAATAGGATTAAATGCAGATGAAATTGTTCAAGGTTTTGCAGTCGCCTTAAAAATGAATGCAACCAAAAAAGATTTTGATGAAACAATACCTATACATCCTACAGCAGCAGAAGAATTTTTAACCTTACAGCCATGGATGAAATGA